One window from the genome of Oryctolagus cuniculus chromosome 1, mOryCun1.1, whole genome shotgun sequence encodes:
- the LOC100353903 gene encoding olfactory receptor 5AN6-like, with the protein MTGERNSTTVTKFILLGFSEFPRLTIVLFSVFLGIYLMTVSWNVSLITLIRMDSHLCTPMYFFLSNLSFLDICYVSTIAPKMLSDFLKKNKFISFMGCTVQCFFFSSLGLTECCLLAAMAYDRYAAICNPLLYTTIMSPTLCVQMVAGSWITGFLGSSIQLCALLQLHFCGPNVINSFFCDLPKLIILSCSDIFFFQVLISVLTVIFGLVSVLVIMVSYGFIVATILKITSAEGRSKAFNTCASHLTAVTLFFGSGIFVYMFPNSSDSLRQNKLATVLYTIIIPLLNPLIYSLRNKAIKDALNRWKKRIFSWCY; encoded by the coding sequence ATGACTGGAGAAAGGAACAGTACAACAGTTACGAAGTTCATTCTCTTGGGATTCTCCGAATTTCCAAGGCTCACCATTGTCCTCTTTTCAGTATTCCTAGGGATATATCTCATGACAGTGTCCTGGAATGTGAGCCTCATCACGCTCATCAGGATGGACTCCCATCTGTGCACACCCATGTACTTTTTCCTCAGTAATCTGTCCTTTCTGGACATCTGCTATGTTTCCACTATAGCCCCCAAGATGCTCTCAGACTTCTTGAAGAAGAATAAGTTCATCTCTTTTATGGGGTGCACCGTGCAGTGCTTCTTCTTCTCTAGCCTTGGCCTGACAGAGTGCTGTCTTCTGGCAGCCATGGCTTATGACCGGTATGCTGCCATTTGTAACCCACTGCTCTACACAACCATCATGTCACCTACCCTCTGTGTGCAGATGGTGGCAGGATCTTGGATAACTGGATTCCTTGGCTCATCTATCCAACTGTGTGCTTTGCTCCAGCTCCATTTCTGTGGGCCAAATGTCATCAACAGTTTCTTCTGTGACCTGCCCAAACTGATTATCCTTTCCTGCTCTGACATCTTTTTCTTTCAAGTACTGATCTCTGTGCTCACAGTGATCTTTGGACTCGTATCTGTCTTGGTCATCATGGTATCTTACGGTTTTATTGTTGCCACCATTCTGAAGATCACTTCAGCAGAAGGCAGATCCAAAGCATTCAACACTTGTGCTTCTCACCTGACTGCAGTGACCCTTTTCTTTGGTTCAGgtatatttgtttatatgtttCCAAACTCTAGTGACTCCCTGAGGCAAAACAAGCTGGCAACAGTCTTGTACACTATTATAATCCCCTTGTTAAATCCGTTGATCTATAGTCTGAGGAACAAGGCAATCAAAGATGCCCTAAACAGATGGAAGAAGAGAATTTTTTCCTGGTGTTACTAA